A window of Streptomyces puniciscabiei contains these coding sequences:
- the sfnG gene encoding dimethylsulfone monooxygenase SfnG, with protein MPAAPVKFAYWVPNVSGGLVTSTIEQRTDWGYDYNRELAVLAENNGFEYALSQVRYMASYGAEYQHESTSFSLALLLATQRLKVIAAVHPGLWHPGVLAKLGATADHLSGGRFAVNVVSGWFKGEFTALGEPWLEHDERYRRSEEFITALRRIWTEDHAELAGDFYRLRDFSLKPKPLNTPERPHPEIFQGGNSTAARRMAGRVSDWYFSNGKDFDGVVEQLADVRAAAAEAGRTAPKFGLNGFLIARDTEAEARETLREIVAKADTEAVEGFGAAVKQAGQSTADRKGMWQDSAFEDLVQYNDGFRTGLIGTPEQIAERVVAYKKLGVDLLLLGFLHYHEEVEYFGKRVLPLVRELEAQLPDREPESVPAHA; from the coding sequence ATGCCCGCAGCGCCCGTGAAATTCGCCTACTGGGTCCCCAACGTCAGCGGGGGACTCGTCACCAGCACGATCGAACAACGCACCGACTGGGGATACGACTACAACCGCGAACTCGCCGTCCTGGCCGAGAACAACGGTTTTGAGTACGCCCTCAGCCAGGTCCGCTACATGGCCAGCTACGGCGCCGAGTACCAGCACGAGTCGACCAGCTTCAGCCTCGCCCTGCTGCTCGCCACCCAGCGCCTGAAGGTCATCGCCGCCGTCCACCCCGGACTGTGGCACCCCGGTGTCCTCGCCAAACTCGGCGCCACCGCCGACCACCTGTCGGGCGGCCGCTTCGCCGTGAACGTCGTGTCCGGCTGGTTCAAGGGCGAGTTCACCGCGCTCGGCGAGCCCTGGCTGGAGCACGACGAACGCTACCGCCGCTCCGAGGAGTTCATCACCGCCCTGCGCAGGATCTGGACCGAGGACCACGCCGAACTCGCCGGTGACTTCTACCGGTTGCGGGACTTCTCCCTCAAGCCCAAGCCGCTCAACACCCCCGAGCGCCCGCACCCGGAGATCTTCCAGGGCGGCAACTCCACCGCGGCCCGGCGGATGGCCGGCCGGGTCTCCGACTGGTACTTCTCCAACGGCAAGGACTTCGACGGCGTCGTCGAGCAGCTCGCGGACGTCCGCGCGGCCGCCGCCGAAGCGGGCCGCACGGCACCGAAGTTCGGCCTCAACGGCTTCCTCATCGCCCGGGACACCGAGGCCGAGGCCCGCGAGACGCTGCGGGAGATCGTCGCCAAGGCCGACACCGAGGCGGTGGAGGGGTTCGGCGCGGCCGTGAAGCAGGCGGGGCAGTCCACGGCCGACAGGAAGGGCATGTGGCAGGACTCCGCCTTCGAGGACCTGGTCCAGTACAACGACGGCTTCCGCACCGGGCTCATCGGCACGCCGGAGCAGATCGCCGAACGCGTCGTCGCCTACAAGAAGCTCGGCGTCGACCTCCTCCTGCTCGGCTTCCTGCACTACCACGAGGAGGTCGAGTACTTCGGCAAGCGCGTGCTGCCCCTCGTACGGGAGCTGGAGGCCCAACTCCCCGACCGCGAGCCCGAGTCCGTCCCCGCCCACGCCTGA
- a CDS encoding putative leader peptide, whose translation MTMRLDLTRRRHVDLARVSSASCCAAA comes from the coding sequence ATGACGATGCGACTGGACCTCACGCGGCGACGCCATGTCGACCTCGCGCGCGTCTCCAGCGCCTCCTGTTGCGCCGCGGCCTGA